One window from the genome of Scatophagus argus isolate fScaArg1 chromosome 13, fScaArg1.pri, whole genome shotgun sequence encodes:
- the kdm4ab gene encoding lysine-specific demethylase 4A isoform X4: MRTSGNGRQLSAHRGQAVFFLFSSYLLFLLITRHLQRKRTASESTKRRCFPNYDLQEVLLHFGMASDAVFQSHGSRRIMTFYPTAEEFKNFSRYIAYMESQGAHKAGLAKIIPPKEWKPRGSYDDIDDLVIPAPIQQVVTGQSGLFTQYNIQKKAMTVREFRKLANSDKFCSPHYDDFEELERKYWKNVTFNPPIYGADVNGTLYDPEVKEWNICHLDTILDTVEHESGITIEGVNTPYLYFGMWKTTFAWHTEDMDLYSINYLHFGEPKSWYCVPPEHGKRLERLAQGFFPGSSQNCEAFLRHKMTLISPSILKKYGIPFDKITQEAGEFMVTFPYAYHAGFNHGFNCAESTNFATERWIEYGKQAVLCSCRKDMVKISMDVFVKKFQPDRYEQWLVGRDVAPIDHSRPTPEAREFLGESFNDISSSSNSNSTENCVEDGERKSTTQRIETKRHRVCLEVPEEVVPKEEEEEDMEQYGKRPRLSLIPPRTMSQDGKRNKGPPKLVVTPTKLTLLDPFHRGLTQSNSEMGRLPHYTKTRAPAISSQSQPRNGHLSVSAAPTWTDAAAQPARKMGVASLLFHRTLSPKDILQVHSYTLDKQQQPHTQLQVHSYAREHQPRHLQHKTCTPSHTQVQTSFQAPRCERAEPQPETKIVLTEVAPIESKVESLLEQEQKEDKPKTSLPVEAQVDVETPECELTSKSASSHTTQPAELSKTEMEAPKNNKRKVSEEQSYCKSIVKKQQQQAELSKLPRHHPLIREVNSDDDVYVDMEVEQDEKEEWAKPLTRLWQCRPYNPQAEREYNMTMGQQAPYCSICLLFHAYHQSESGNGSPFVTLVNYPGGRQWSKPLIPEMCFNTQTSKMSDSGEGQLSNPHVAEDGTSRLVSCAQCCVRVHTSCYGVSGDEAELDNWLCARCEADAVTEDCCLCSLRGGALQRANNDKWVHVLCAITVLEARFVNITERGPIDLSAIPLPRFKLKCVYCRKRMKREVKGCCVQCSHGRCSTAFHPTCAQAAGILMHPDDWPFIVFITCHRHKAPIIPERNKTSMRELAVGQRVICKYKNGRYYHSEVLELSPTTFYEVVFDDGSYSDNLFPEDIENRDCVRLGPPTKGEAVQVRWTDGLIYGAKFVTSHTIPMYLVEFEDGSQISVKREDIYTLDEDLPKRVKSRMSVASDMRFELFTQNDVKQNSKRQRVINSRYREDYIEPVIYRTIME; the protein is encoded by the exons ATGCGTACAAGTGGCAATGGACGGCAGTTATCTGCACATAGGGGACAAGCcgtcttctttctcttcagttcaTACCTACTATTTCTATTGATTACGAGGCATTTACAACGTAAAAGAACAGCGTCTGAATCAACCAAAAGGAGGTG TTTCCCAAATTATGATCTACAGGAGGTGCTTTTGCATTTTGGGATGGCTTCGGACGCAGTTTTCCAAAGCCATGGTTCCAGGAGGATCATGACTTTTTACCCCACTGCTGAAGAGTTCAAGAACTTCAGCCGCTACATTGCATATATGGAGTCCCAGGGGGCACATAAGGCAGGCCTGGCTAAA ATTATCCCACCAAAGGAATGGAAGCCTAGAGGCTCTTACGACGACATAGATGATTTGGTGATACCTGCGCCCATTCAGCAGGTGGTGACAGGCCAGTCTGGTCTTTTTACCCAGTACAACATTCAGAAGAAGGCCATGACTGTCAGAGAGTTCCGCAAGCTTGCCAACAGTGACAA GTTCTGTAGTCCACATTATGATGACTTTGAGGAGCTAGAAAGGAAGTACTGGAAGAATGTAACATTTAACCCTCCCATATATGGGGCAGATGTTAATGGAACCCTTTATGACCCT GAAGTCAAAGAGTGGAACATTTGCCATCTAGACACCATTTTGGATACCGTTGAACATGAAAGTGGCATCACTATTGAGGGTGTTAATACACCCTACTTGTATTTTGGCATGTGGAAGACCACATTTGCATGGCACACAGAGGACATGGACCTCTACAGTATCAACTATTTGCACTTTGGAGAGCCCAAATCATG GTACTGTGTTCCTCCAGAGCACGGGAAAAGATTAGAGCGTTTGGCTCAAG GATTCTTTCCTGGTAGCTCACAGAATTGTGAGGCTTTTTTGAGGCACAAGATGactctcatctctccctctaTACTGAAGAAGTATGGAATTCCATTTGATAAG ATTACTCAGGAGGCTGGTGAGTTCATGGTAACTTTCCCCTATGCCTACCATGCTGGTTTCAACCACGGTTTCAACTGTGCAGAATCCACCAATTTTGCTACAGAGAGATGGATTGAGTATGGCAAGCAAGCAGTTTTG TGCTCTTGTCGTAAAGACATGGTGAAGATTTCTATGGATGTATTTGTAAAGAAATTCCAGCCAGATCGCTATGAACAGTGGCTTGTGGGGCGAGATGTAGCACCCATTGATCACTCGCGGCCAACCCCAGAGGCCAGGGAGTTTCTGGGGGAGTCCTTTaatgacatcagcagcagcagtaacagtaaCTCCACAGAGAACTGTGTGGAGGATGGAGAGCGGAAGAG CACTACTCAGAGGATAGAGACCAAGAGACATAGAGTGTGTCTGGAGGTGCCTGAGGAGGTTGTTCccaaagaagaggaggaggaagatatGGAGCAGTATGGAAAGCGTCCCAGGCTAAGCCTTATACCTCCACGTACTATGTCACAAGATGGCAAGAGAAATAAAG GTCCGCCGAAGTTGGTTGTCACACCAACCAAGCTCACTTTGTTGGATCCATTTCACAGGGGCCTGACCCAAAGTAACAGTGAAATGGGACGCCTCCCTCATTATACAAAGACTCGTGCCCCTGCGATCTCATCCCAGTCTCAGCCCAGAAATGGACACCTGTCAGTTTCAGCAGCACCTACATGGACAGATGCTGCCGCTCAGCCTGCCCGCAAAATGGGTGTAGCCAGCCTGCTCTTCCACAGGACTTTAAGCCCAAAAGACATTCTTCAAGTTCACAGCTACACTCTagataagcagcagcagcctcacacACAACTGCAGGTACACAGCTATGCCAGAGAACACCAACCCCGTCATCTTCAGCACAAGACCTGTACACCATCACACACCCAGGTTCAGACCTCATTTCAGGCACCACGCTGTGAAAGAGCAGAGCCACAGCCAGAAACGAAGATTGTTCTCACTGAAGTAGCGCCGATTGAATCCAAAGTAGAGAGTCTTCTGGAGCAGGAACAAAAGGAAGACAAACCTAAAACATCCTTACCTGTTGAGGCTCAGGTTGACGTGGAGACGCCTGAATGTGAGCTCACCAGCAAATCTGCTTCCTCTCACACAACTCAACCCGCAGAGTTAAGCAAAACGGAAATGGAGGCCCCCAAGAACAACAAGCGAAAg GTGTCAGAAGAGCAGTCATACTGCAAGTCCATTGTGaagaagcaacagcagcaggctgagctcAGTAAGCTGCCCCGTCATCACCCACTAATCAGAGAGGTGAACAGTGATGATG ATGTGTATGTAGACATGGAGGTTGAGcaagatgagaaagaggaatgGGCCAAGCCACTTACTCGGTTATGGCAGTGTCGGCCATATAACCCTCAGGCAGAGAGAGAGTACAACATGACCATGGGCCAGCAGGCTCCCTACTGCTCCATCTGCCTGCTCTTCCACGCTTACCATCAG tcgGAGTCCGGTAATGGGAGCCCCTTCGTGACGTTGGTGAACTATCCAGGGGGCCGCCAGTGGTCCAAACCACTTATTCCTGAAATGTGTTTCAACACCCAAACTAGCAAGATGAGTGACAGCGGCGAAGGACAGCTGTCTAACCCCCATGTAGCAGAGGACGGGACAAGTCGGCTGGTCAGCTGTGCTCAGTGCTGCGTCCGCGTACATACGA GTTGCTATGGTGTGTCTGGAGATGAAGCAGAGCTAGACAACTGGCTCTGCGCCCGCTGTGAGGCTGATGCCGTTACAGAG gactgctgtctgtgttcattAAGAGGCGGAGCTCTGCAGAGAGCCAACAATGATAA ATGGGTTCATGTACTGTGTGCCATCACCGTGCTGGAAGCTCGTTTTGTCAACATCACTGAGCGCGGGCCTATTGACCTCTCTGCAATCCCACTGCCACGGTTCAAACTG AAATGTGTGTACTGCAGGAAACGGATGAAGAGGGAGGTGAAGGGCTGCTGTGTCCAGTGCTCCCATGGGCGCTGCTCCACAGCGTTTCACCCTACCTGCGCTCAGGCAGCTGGTATCCTCATGCACCCAGATGACTGGCCATTTATAGTCTTCATCACTTGCCACAGGCACAAAGCACCCATCATACCTGAG CGCAATAAGACTTCCATGCGGGAGCTGGCAGTGGGACAGAGGGTGATCTGTAAATACAAAAACGGCCGTTACTATCACAGTGAGGTGCTGGAACTGAGCCCAACTACCTTCTACGAGGTTGTGTTTGACGACGGGTCCTACAGTGACAATCTCTTCCCAGAGGACATTGAG AACCGTGACTGCGTCCGGCTTGGACCTCCCACCAAAGGCGAAGCTGTTCAAGTGCGATGGACGGATGGGTTGATATATGGAGCCAAGTTTGTAACGTCACACACCATCCCTATGTACCTG GTCGAGTTTGAGGATGGATCTCAAATTTCTGTCAAGCGAGAAGACATCTATACTCTAGATGAGGATCTACCCAAACGAGTCAAGTCACGAATG TCGGTGGCATCAGACATGCGATTCGAGCTCTTCACACAGAATGACGTCAAACAGAACTCCAAAAGGCAACGTGTCATCAACTCTCGATACAGAGAGGACTACATCGAACCTGTCATTTACAGAACCATCATGGAGTGA
- the kdm4ab gene encoding lysine-specific demethylase 4A isoform X5: MASDAVFQSHGSRRIMTFYPTAEEFKNFSRYIAYMESQGAHKAGLAKIIPPKEWKPRGSYDDIDDLVIPAPIQQVVTGQSGLFTQYNIQKKAMTVREFRKLANSDKFCSPHYDDFEELERKYWKNVTFNPPIYGADVNGTLYDPEVKEWNICHLDTILDTVEHESGITIEGVNTPYLYFGMWKTTFAWHTEDMDLYSINYLHFGEPKSWYCVPPEHGKRLERLAQGFFPGSSQNCEAFLRHKMTLISPSILKKYGIPFDKITQEAGEFMVTFPYAYHAGFNHGFNCAESTNFATERWIEYGKQAVLCSCRKDMVKISMDVFVKKFQPDRYEQWLVGRDVAPIDHSRPTPEAREFLGESFNDISSSSNSNSTENCVEDGERKSTTQRIETKRHRVCLEVPEEVVPKEEEEEDMEQYGKRPRLSLIPPRTMSQDGKRNKGPPKLVVTPTKLTLLDPFHRGLTQSNSEMGRLPHYTKTRAPAISSQSQPRNGHLSVSAAPTWTDAAAQPARKMGVASLLFHRTLSPKDILQVHSYTLDKQQQPHTQLQVHSYAREHQPRHLQHKTCTPSHTQVQTSFQAPRCERAEPQPETKIVLTEVAPIESKVESLLEQEQKEDKPKTSLPVEAQVDVETPECELTSKSASSHTTQPAELSKTEMEAPKNNKRKSNHCPLEDSGIVILKDTVPVRKLIPDEMKVIAQKQHQVSEEQSYCKSIVKKQQQQAELSKLPRHHPLIREVNSDDDVYVDMEVEQDEKEEWAKPLTRLWQCRPYNPQAEREYNMTMGQQAPYCSICLLFHAYHQSESGNGSPFVTLVNYPGGRQWSKPLIPEMCFNTQTSKMSDSGEGQLSNPHVAEDGTSRLVSCAQCCVRVHTSCYGVSGDEAELDNWLCARCEADAVTEDCCLCSLRGGALQRANNDKWVHVLCAITVLEARFVNITERGPIDLSAIPLPRFKLKCVYCRKRMKREVKGCCVQCSHGRCSTAFHPTCAQAAGILMHPDDWPFIVFITCHRHKAPIIPERNKTSMRELAVGQRVICKYKNGRYYHSEVLELSPTTFYEVVFDDGSYSDNLFPEDIENRDCVRLGPPTKGEAVQVRWTDGLIYGAKFVTSHTIPMYLVEFEDGSQISVKREDIYTLDEDLPKRVKSRMSVASDMRFELFTQNDVKQNSKRQRVINSRYREDYIEPVIYRTIME, from the exons ATGGCTTCGGACGCAGTTTTCCAAAGCCATGGTTCCAGGAGGATCATGACTTTTTACCCCACTGCTGAAGAGTTCAAGAACTTCAGCCGCTACATTGCATATATGGAGTCCCAGGGGGCACATAAGGCAGGCCTGGCTAAA ATTATCCCACCAAAGGAATGGAAGCCTAGAGGCTCTTACGACGACATAGATGATTTGGTGATACCTGCGCCCATTCAGCAGGTGGTGACAGGCCAGTCTGGTCTTTTTACCCAGTACAACATTCAGAAGAAGGCCATGACTGTCAGAGAGTTCCGCAAGCTTGCCAACAGTGACAA GTTCTGTAGTCCACATTATGATGACTTTGAGGAGCTAGAAAGGAAGTACTGGAAGAATGTAACATTTAACCCTCCCATATATGGGGCAGATGTTAATGGAACCCTTTATGACCCT GAAGTCAAAGAGTGGAACATTTGCCATCTAGACACCATTTTGGATACCGTTGAACATGAAAGTGGCATCACTATTGAGGGTGTTAATACACCCTACTTGTATTTTGGCATGTGGAAGACCACATTTGCATGGCACACAGAGGACATGGACCTCTACAGTATCAACTATTTGCACTTTGGAGAGCCCAAATCATG GTACTGTGTTCCTCCAGAGCACGGGAAAAGATTAGAGCGTTTGGCTCAAG GATTCTTTCCTGGTAGCTCACAGAATTGTGAGGCTTTTTTGAGGCACAAGATGactctcatctctccctctaTACTGAAGAAGTATGGAATTCCATTTGATAAG ATTACTCAGGAGGCTGGTGAGTTCATGGTAACTTTCCCCTATGCCTACCATGCTGGTTTCAACCACGGTTTCAACTGTGCAGAATCCACCAATTTTGCTACAGAGAGATGGATTGAGTATGGCAAGCAAGCAGTTTTG TGCTCTTGTCGTAAAGACATGGTGAAGATTTCTATGGATGTATTTGTAAAGAAATTCCAGCCAGATCGCTATGAACAGTGGCTTGTGGGGCGAGATGTAGCACCCATTGATCACTCGCGGCCAACCCCAGAGGCCAGGGAGTTTCTGGGGGAGTCCTTTaatgacatcagcagcagcagtaacagtaaCTCCACAGAGAACTGTGTGGAGGATGGAGAGCGGAAGAG CACTACTCAGAGGATAGAGACCAAGAGACATAGAGTGTGTCTGGAGGTGCCTGAGGAGGTTGTTCccaaagaagaggaggaggaagatatGGAGCAGTATGGAAAGCGTCCCAGGCTAAGCCTTATACCTCCACGTACTATGTCACAAGATGGCAAGAGAAATAAAG GTCCGCCGAAGTTGGTTGTCACACCAACCAAGCTCACTTTGTTGGATCCATTTCACAGGGGCCTGACCCAAAGTAACAGTGAAATGGGACGCCTCCCTCATTATACAAAGACTCGTGCCCCTGCGATCTCATCCCAGTCTCAGCCCAGAAATGGACACCTGTCAGTTTCAGCAGCACCTACATGGACAGATGCTGCCGCTCAGCCTGCCCGCAAAATGGGTGTAGCCAGCCTGCTCTTCCACAGGACTTTAAGCCCAAAAGACATTCTTCAAGTTCACAGCTACACTCTagataagcagcagcagcctcacacACAACTGCAGGTACACAGCTATGCCAGAGAACACCAACCCCGTCATCTTCAGCACAAGACCTGTACACCATCACACACCCAGGTTCAGACCTCATTTCAGGCACCACGCTGTGAAAGAGCAGAGCCACAGCCAGAAACGAAGATTGTTCTCACTGAAGTAGCGCCGATTGAATCCAAAGTAGAGAGTCTTCTGGAGCAGGAACAAAAGGAAGACAAACCTAAAACATCCTTACCTGTTGAGGCTCAGGTTGACGTGGAGACGCCTGAATGTGAGCTCACCAGCAAATCTGCTTCCTCTCACACAACTCAACCCGCAGAGTTAAGCAAAACGGAAATGGAGGCCCCCAAGAACAACAAGCGAAAg AGTAACCACTGCCCACTTGAGGATAGTGGCATTGTCATCCTGAAAGACACCGTTCCTGTCAGGAAACTAATACCTGATGAGATGAAGGTGATCGCTCAGAAGCAACAC CAGGTGTCAGAAGAGCAGTCATACTGCAAGTCCATTGTGaagaagcaacagcagcaggctgagctcAGTAAGCTGCCCCGTCATCACCCACTAATCAGAGAGGTGAACAGTGATGATG ATGTGTATGTAGACATGGAGGTTGAGcaagatgagaaagaggaatgGGCCAAGCCACTTACTCGGTTATGGCAGTGTCGGCCATATAACCCTCAGGCAGAGAGAGAGTACAACATGACCATGGGCCAGCAGGCTCCCTACTGCTCCATCTGCCTGCTCTTCCACGCTTACCATCAG tcgGAGTCCGGTAATGGGAGCCCCTTCGTGACGTTGGTGAACTATCCAGGGGGCCGCCAGTGGTCCAAACCACTTATTCCTGAAATGTGTTTCAACACCCAAACTAGCAAGATGAGTGACAGCGGCGAAGGACAGCTGTCTAACCCCCATGTAGCAGAGGACGGGACAAGTCGGCTGGTCAGCTGTGCTCAGTGCTGCGTCCGCGTACATACGA GTTGCTATGGTGTGTCTGGAGATGAAGCAGAGCTAGACAACTGGCTCTGCGCCCGCTGTGAGGCTGATGCCGTTACAGAG gactgctgtctgtgttcattAAGAGGCGGAGCTCTGCAGAGAGCCAACAATGATAA ATGGGTTCATGTACTGTGTGCCATCACCGTGCTGGAAGCTCGTTTTGTCAACATCACTGAGCGCGGGCCTATTGACCTCTCTGCAATCCCACTGCCACGGTTCAAACTG AAATGTGTGTACTGCAGGAAACGGATGAAGAGGGAGGTGAAGGGCTGCTGTGTCCAGTGCTCCCATGGGCGCTGCTCCACAGCGTTTCACCCTACCTGCGCTCAGGCAGCTGGTATCCTCATGCACCCAGATGACTGGCCATTTATAGTCTTCATCACTTGCCACAGGCACAAAGCACCCATCATACCTGAG CGCAATAAGACTTCCATGCGGGAGCTGGCAGTGGGACAGAGGGTGATCTGTAAATACAAAAACGGCCGTTACTATCACAGTGAGGTGCTGGAACTGAGCCCAACTACCTTCTACGAGGTTGTGTTTGACGACGGGTCCTACAGTGACAATCTCTTCCCAGAGGACATTGAG AACCGTGACTGCGTCCGGCTTGGACCTCCCACCAAAGGCGAAGCTGTTCAAGTGCGATGGACGGATGGGTTGATATATGGAGCCAAGTTTGTAACGTCACACACCATCCCTATGTACCTG GTCGAGTTTGAGGATGGATCTCAAATTTCTGTCAAGCGAGAAGACATCTATACTCTAGATGAGGATCTACCCAAACGAGTCAAGTCACGAATG TCGGTGGCATCAGACATGCGATTCGAGCTCTTCACACAGAATGACGTCAAACAGAACTCCAAAAGGCAACGTGTCATCAACTCTCGATACAGAGAGGACTACATCGAACCTGTCATTTACAGAACCATCATGGAGTGA